One genomic region from Arthrobacter sp. FB24 encodes:
- a CDS encoding ABC transporter permease: MSTTATSPVPGKPQQGKPEPGTTRPAADSVPAVSAKPVTWKVPVLLAVLGVVAFIFFGVMGPNQTAKFGISSSGDFFQLPAIEVPAFLGGIVLSVLMLGLAAYAVYLKTRNQASPGWLPIVFIVLFVAAFLIWVVGGARTPSISLAGLIAGSVTLAVPLVFGSLSGVLCERAGVVNIAIEGQLLGGAFTAAMVATLTKSPFIGLLAAAVAGAVVSMVLAVFSIKYLVNQIIVGVVLNVLVSGLTGFLFSTVMQANKAQFNSPGRLPIIDIPVLSSIPVIGPILFKQSVVGYLMYIAVAVVWVGLFKTKWGLRVRAVGEHPQAADTMGIKVNATRFWNVTLGGAVAGIGGSFFTLVAIDSFTKEISGGRGFIALAALIFGRWNPIGAFFAALLFGFADNLQSIVTIIGTPVPSQFMAMLPYLVTVLAVAGLVGRSRPPAADGIPYVKG, translated from the coding sequence GTGCCGGTACTGCTCGCCGTTCTCGGCGTCGTGGCGTTCATTTTCTTCGGTGTCATGGGACCCAACCAGACGGCCAAGTTCGGGATTTCGTCGAGCGGCGACTTCTTCCAGCTTCCGGCCATCGAAGTTCCAGCTTTTCTGGGCGGAATCGTTCTGTCGGTCCTGATGCTGGGACTCGCCGCCTACGCGGTGTATCTCAAGACCCGTAACCAAGCCTCTCCCGGCTGGCTGCCCATCGTCTTCATCGTGCTCTTCGTGGCAGCGTTCCTGATCTGGGTGGTGGGCGGCGCCCGCACGCCGAGCATCTCGCTGGCCGGGCTCATTGCCGGTTCCGTGACGCTCGCGGTCCCGCTCGTCTTCGGCTCCCTTTCCGGTGTGCTCTGTGAACGCGCGGGCGTCGTCAACATCGCGATTGAGGGCCAGCTGCTGGGCGGTGCGTTTACGGCCGCGATGGTGGCCACCTTGACCAAGAGCCCCTTCATCGGGCTGCTGGCGGCGGCCGTTGCCGGCGCCGTCGTCTCCATGGTCCTGGCGGTCTTCAGCATCAAATACCTGGTCAACCAGATTATCGTGGGCGTGGTCCTCAACGTCCTGGTTTCGGGCCTGACAGGTTTCCTGTTCAGCACCGTGATGCAGGCCAACAAGGCACAGTTCAACTCTCCGGGACGGCTGCCCATCATCGACATCCCCGTGCTGTCCAGCATCCCGGTGATCGGCCCCATCCTCTTCAAGCAGTCCGTGGTGGGTTACCTGATGTACATCGCAGTCGCCGTGGTGTGGGTCGGCCTCTTCAAGACCAAATGGGGCCTTCGCGTCCGGGCCGTCGGGGAACACCCGCAGGCCGCCGACACCATGGGCATCAAGGTCAACGCCACGCGCTTCTGGAACGTCACCCTCGGCGGAGCGGTGGCAGGCATCGGCGGTTCCTTCTTTACCCTGGTGGCCATCGACAGTTTCACCAAGGAGATCTCGGGCGGACGCGGCTTCATCGCCCTGGCCGCGCTGATCTTCGGCCGGTGGAACCCGATCGGGGCCTTCTTCGCGGCCCTGCTGTTCGGCTTCGCGGACAACCTGCAGAGCATCGTGACTATCATCGGCACGCCGGTTCCCAGCCAGTTCATGGCCATGCTGCCCTACCTGGTGACGGTGCTCGCCGTGGCTGGACTGGTGGGCCGCTCCAGGCCGCCGGCGGCTGACGGCATACCGTACGTCAAGGGTTGA
- a CDS encoding cytidine deaminase, whose translation MEGSDVDWAALEAAAVDAMKNAYAPYSKFAVGAAALTADGRMVSGCNVENASYGLTLCAECTLVGNLHMTGGGLLRAFYCVDAAGNILMPCGRCRQLLYEFRAPDMELMTAQGIKTMDQVLPDAFGPQHLEEPR comes from the coding sequence ATGGAAGGCAGCGATGTCGACTGGGCAGCACTCGAAGCGGCCGCCGTTGACGCCATGAAGAACGCATATGCACCGTATTCGAAGTTCGCGGTGGGGGCGGCGGCCCTCACCGCGGACGGCCGGATGGTGAGCGGCTGCAACGTCGAAAACGCCAGTTACGGCCTGACGCTGTGCGCCGAATGCACACTGGTGGGCAACCTGCACATGACCGGAGGCGGCCTGCTGCGCGCCTTCTATTGTGTGGATGCCGCAGGCAACATCCTGATGCCGTGCGGGCGCTGCCGGCAGCTGCTGTACGAATTCCGGGCGCCGGACATGGAACTCATGACCGCACAGGGAATTAAGACAATGGACCAGGTGCTACCCGATGCCTTTGGTCCCCAACACCTGGAGGAACCCCGGTGA
- a CDS encoding thymidine phosphorylase — translation MTQTPSNTEAFDAVDIIRIKRDRGVLSPAQIDWTIDAYTRGAIADEQMAALNMAILLNGMDRAEISRWTAAMIASGERMDFSGLRRADGSVKPTSDKHSTGGVGDKITLPLAPLVAVFGVAVPQLSGRGLGHTGGTLDKLEAIPGWRAGLSNDEMMAQLQNVGAVICAAGAGLAPADKKLYALRDVTGTVEAIPLIASSIMSKKIAEGTGSLVLDVKVGSGAFMKDEARARELAETMVALGKDAGVNTVALLTNMNTPLGLTAGNSIEVEESVEVLAGGGPEDVVELTVRLAEEMLACAGVHDADPRAALKDGRAMDVWNRMIEAQGGDPRAKLPVARESEVVYAPADGVLVELDALAVGVAAWRLGAGRARKEDQVQAGAGVRLHAKPGAVVRAGEPLMTLLTDTPEKFERAKEALEGSVVIAPEGSRPAQKLIIDRIA, via the coding sequence GTGACACAAACCCCAAGCAACACCGAAGCGTTCGACGCCGTCGACATCATCCGCATCAAGCGGGACAGGGGAGTCCTGAGCCCGGCCCAGATCGACTGGACCATCGACGCCTATACCCGCGGCGCGATCGCCGACGAGCAGATGGCCGCCCTGAACATGGCCATCCTGCTCAACGGCATGGACCGCGCGGAAATTTCGCGCTGGACCGCCGCGATGATCGCGTCCGGCGAACGGATGGACTTCTCCGGACTGAGGCGGGCCGACGGCAGCGTGAAGCCGACGTCGGACAAGCACTCCACCGGGGGAGTGGGGGACAAGATCACGCTGCCGCTGGCACCGCTTGTTGCTGTATTTGGCGTGGCTGTTCCACAGCTCTCCGGCCGGGGCCTGGGCCACACCGGCGGCACACTGGACAAGCTGGAAGCCATCCCGGGCTGGCGCGCAGGGCTGAGCAACGACGAAATGATGGCTCAGCTCCAAAACGTCGGGGCAGTGATCTGCGCCGCGGGTGCCGGGCTGGCCCCTGCGGACAAGAAGCTCTATGCCCTGCGCGACGTCACGGGAACGGTGGAAGCCATCCCGCTGATTGCGTCCTCCATCATGAGCAAGAAGATCGCGGAGGGCACCGGCTCACTGGTCCTCGACGTCAAGGTGGGAAGTGGCGCCTTTATGAAGGACGAGGCCCGCGCCAGGGAACTGGCCGAGACGATGGTGGCCTTGGGCAAGGATGCCGGTGTCAACACCGTGGCCCTTTTGACTAACATGAACACGCCACTGGGCCTGACCGCCGGAAACTCGATCGAGGTTGAGGAATCCGTGGAGGTGCTGGCCGGCGGCGGTCCGGAAGACGTCGTGGAACTGACGGTCCGGCTGGCGGAGGAGATGCTCGCCTGCGCCGGCGTTCATGACGCCGACCCGCGCGCCGCGCTCAAGGACGGCCGGGCCATGGACGTGTGGAACCGCATGATCGAGGCACAAGGTGGGGACCCCCGGGCCAAGCTTCCCGTTGCCAGGGAATCCGAAGTCGTCTACGCGCCGGCCGACGGTGTCCTCGTGGAGCTGGATGCACTGGCCGTTGGCGTGGCCGCGTGGCGGCTAGGTGCCGGCCGGGCGCGCAAGGAGGACCAGGTCCAGGCGGGTGCCGGCGTCCGGCTGCACGCCAAGCCCGGTGCCGTGGTCCGCGCAGGCGAGCCCCTGATGACGCTACTGACGGACACCCCGGAGAAGTTCGAGCGGGCCAAGGAAGCCCTCGAAGGGTCCGTCGTCATCGCACCGGAGGGCTCCCGGCCGGCGCAGAAACTCATCATCGACCGCATCGCCTGA
- a CDS encoding DedA family protein translates to MQAINDFILAAAGQPWVLLLVLACCVIDGFFPPIPSESVVVGLAAVAATADVPNPWLLMLMAALGAFGGDNIAYLIGRQVGTRRWRWMRGPRMQTAFHWAGRELRKRPASLVLVARFVPIGRVAVNLTAGATHFPHLRFVGLTVLSAALWSSYSVAIGLFFGQWFEDNHLLGAAIAIACAILLGILVDILISRLRGRLPEEPAGEAAPGP, encoded by the coding sequence GTGCAGGCTATCAACGACTTCATTCTCGCGGCGGCGGGACAGCCCTGGGTTCTCCTCCTGGTGCTGGCATGCTGCGTGATCGACGGGTTCTTCCCGCCGATCCCCAGCGAGTCGGTGGTCGTTGGCCTGGCGGCCGTGGCTGCGACCGCCGATGTCCCCAACCCGTGGCTGCTGATGCTCATGGCCGCACTGGGGGCCTTCGGCGGCGACAACATCGCCTACTTGATCGGACGGCAGGTGGGCACCCGCCGCTGGCGGTGGATGCGCGGACCGCGAATGCAGACCGCCTTTCACTGGGCCGGGAGGGAACTCCGGAAACGGCCGGCGTCGCTGGTCCTCGTGGCCCGGTTTGTTCCGATCGGCCGGGTGGCCGTCAACCTCACGGCGGGCGCCACCCATTTTCCGCACCTTCGTTTCGTGGGCTTGACCGTCCTGTCCGCAGCGCTTTGGTCCTCCTACTCAGTGGCAATCGGGCTGTTTTTCGGGCAATGGTTCGAAGACAACCACCTGCTGGGTGCCGCCATCGCCATCGCCTGCGCGATCCTCCTCGGCATCCTCGTGGACATCCTGATCAGCCGCCTCCGCGGCCGGCTGCCTGAGGAGCCTGCAGGGGAAGCAGCACCGGGACCCTGA
- a CDS encoding DedA family protein, whose protein sequence is MEFINEAVLHAAGQWWIYPILLVFFFVDGFAMVVPSETLIVALAAFSRQSGEPNLWILGVTALVGAIAGDNMAYMLGRKIGLERWRWMRKPKVQKVFAWAHYELEKRGAVLIFTARYIPWGRVAVNYVAGTTAFPHRRFFVLDALACVTWVGYSIGIGLLASSFPLLHDNPLLGAGIAVVFAIILGIIIDHLLRWWHKRLGRHDDARPGAESTKGAGREASPEPGVRAERDAAVEVAPPAMPAVAEVETGR, encoded by the coding sequence GTGGAATTTATCAATGAGGCAGTGCTCCATGCCGCAGGTCAATGGTGGATCTATCCCATCCTGCTGGTGTTCTTTTTTGTTGACGGCTTTGCGATGGTTGTCCCCAGCGAAACACTCATCGTGGCGCTTGCGGCATTTTCGCGCCAAAGCGGTGAACCCAACCTCTGGATCCTTGGCGTCACGGCGCTGGTCGGTGCCATCGCCGGAGACAACATGGCCTACATGCTCGGGCGGAAGATCGGGCTTGAACGCTGGCGCTGGATGCGCAAGCCCAAGGTACAGAAGGTCTTCGCGTGGGCCCACTATGAGCTGGAGAAGCGCGGCGCCGTCCTGATCTTCACTGCACGGTACATCCCGTGGGGCCGCGTGGCGGTCAACTACGTTGCCGGCACCACGGCTTTCCCGCACCGCAGGTTCTTCGTCCTGGATGCCCTTGCCTGCGTCACCTGGGTGGGTTACTCGATCGGGATAGGCCTGCTGGCGAGTTCCTTCCCCTTGCTGCATGACAATCCGCTCCTCGGTGCCGGCATTGCGGTGGTGTTCGCCATCATCCTCGGCATCATCATCGACCACCTGCTGCGCTGGTGGCACAAACGGCTGGGACGCCACGATGATGCACGTCCCGGGGCGGAATCCACTAAGGGAGCCGGCAGGGAAGCCTCCCCGGAACCTGGAGTGCGCGCCGAGAGGGACGCCGCCGTCGAGGTCGCACCGCCGGCCATGCCCGCCGTCGCCGAAGTGGAAACGGGCCGCTGA
- a CDS encoding adenosine deaminase — protein sequence MTEPILDAAPAIDFDLKSLPKVSLHDHLDGGLRPATIIELAEAVGHTLPSTDPVALGEWFRESADSGSLVRYLETFDHTIAVMQTKEGLFRVAKEFVEDLADDGVVYGEVRWAPEQHLQKGLTLDEVVEAIQEGLDAGVDAVAETGREIQVGQLITAMRHADRGQEIAELAVRHRNNGAVGFDIAGAEDGFLPSRFRDAFTYLAQHNFPATVHAGEAAGLESIQSALVDGRALRLGHGVRIAEDITVEFDDEDSAEEADENIGMVTLGELSSWVRDRGIALEICPSSNLQTGAIAGFGEGIESHPLDMLYQLGFNVTINTDNRLMSGVTLTDEFELLVETFDYDLDDILELTLNAAEAAFLPLEEKEALVEYINDAYANLA from the coding sequence GTGACTGAGCCTATTCTTGACGCTGCCCCTGCCATCGACTTCGACCTCAAGAGCCTCCCCAAGGTATCCCTGCACGACCACCTGGACGGCGGCCTGCGCCCGGCCACCATCATCGAACTGGCGGAAGCCGTTGGACACACGCTGCCGTCCACCGATCCCGTGGCGCTGGGGGAGTGGTTCCGCGAGTCCGCCGATTCCGGCTCCCTGGTCCGCTACCTCGAGACCTTCGACCACACCATCGCCGTGATGCAGACCAAAGAGGGTCTTTTCCGGGTGGCCAAGGAATTCGTGGAAGACCTCGCCGACGACGGCGTGGTGTACGGCGAAGTCCGCTGGGCACCGGAACAGCACCTGCAGAAGGGCCTGACGCTCGACGAAGTGGTCGAGGCCATCCAGGAAGGGCTCGACGCCGGTGTGGACGCCGTTGCCGAAACCGGCCGGGAGATCCAGGTAGGCCAGCTCATCACGGCCATGCGCCACGCCGACCGGGGCCAGGAGATCGCCGAACTGGCAGTCCGCCACCGTAACAACGGAGCAGTGGGCTTCGACATCGCCGGCGCCGAGGACGGGTTCCTGCCGTCCCGCTTCCGCGATGCCTTTACGTACCTCGCCCAGCACAACTTCCCCGCCACGGTCCACGCCGGCGAAGCCGCGGGCCTCGAAAGCATCCAGTCCGCCCTCGTCGACGGCCGTGCCCTGCGCCTCGGCCACGGCGTGCGCATCGCCGAGGACATCACGGTCGAATTCGATGACGAGGACTCCGCAGAGGAAGCCGATGAGAACATCGGCATGGTGACCCTCGGCGAGCTCTCCAGCTGGGTCCGCGACCGCGGCATCGCGCTGGAAATTTGCCCCTCCTCCAACCTGCAGACCGGGGCCATCGCCGGCTTCGGCGAGGGCATCGAAAGCCACCCGCTGGACATGCTGTACCAGCTCGGCTTCAATGTCACGATCAACACGGACAACCGGCTGATGAGCGGCGTGACCCTCACCGACGAGTTCGAACTGCTTGTGGAGACCTTCGACTACGACCTTGACGACATCCTGGAGCTCACGCTCAATGCCGCCGAAGCCGCCTTCCTGCCGCTGGAGGAAAAGGAAGCCCTCGTTGAGTACATCAACGACGCCTACGCCAATCTTGCCTAA
- a CDS encoding MazG nucleotide pyrophosphohydrolase domain-containing protein, whose amino-acid sequence MGALTHESLVEYLLEEAFEVAETIETGADEAELRGELGDVLLQVVLHARLAEERGSFGFDDVVQGLTAKMIRRNPHVFRPDGSLQDTFPASVEEIVRNWDSIKQAEKPERGDPFEGIPQGLPALARAQKSLDRAARAGFQRPQPPVGDQAGPVAELVETMDSEQQLGDLLFELVAAARTSGFDAERALRGAVRRYQDGHRTAHPDLPRTGS is encoded by the coding sequence ATGGGGGCGCTGACGCACGAGTCGCTGGTGGAGTACCTCCTCGAGGAGGCTTTTGAGGTGGCCGAAACAATCGAAACCGGCGCAGACGAGGCAGAGCTCCGCGGCGAGCTGGGCGATGTCCTGCTCCAGGTCGTGCTGCACGCCCGCCTCGCGGAGGAACGCGGAAGTTTCGGATTCGACGACGTCGTCCAGGGCCTCACGGCAAAGATGATCCGCCGGAACCCTCACGTCTTCCGGCCGGACGGCTCGCTCCAGGACACCTTCCCGGCCAGTGTCGAGGAGATCGTCCGGAACTGGGACTCCATCAAACAGGCCGAGAAGCCGGAGCGCGGTGATCCCTTCGAGGGAATTCCGCAAGGGCTCCCGGCCCTCGCTAGGGCCCAAAAGTCGCTGGACCGGGCCGCAAGGGCGGGGTTTCAACGGCCTCAACCTCCGGTGGGTGATCAGGCCGGCCCTGTGGCTGAGCTTGTCGAAACCATGGACTCCGAACAGCAGCTCGGCGATCTCCTGTTCGAGCTGGTCGCCGCTGCCCGCACCAGCGGTTTCGACGCCGAACGCGCCCTCCGCGGGGCTGTCCGGCGCTACCAGGACGGCCACCGTACTGCTCACCCTGACCTGCCCCGGACGGGATCATGA
- the eno gene encoding phosphopyruvate hydratase: MALIDAIHAREILDSRGNPTVEVEVLLSDGQIGRAAVPSGASTGEHEAVELRDGDKGRYLGKGVQKAVDAVIDQIAPALTGFDATDQRSIDQAMIDLDGTPNKSKLGANAILGVSLAVANAAAASADLPLYKYLGGPNAHVLPVPLMNILNGGSHADSDVDIQEFMIAPIGAETFSEGLRWGVEVYHNLKSVLQAKGLSTGLGDEGGFAPNLPSNRAALDLIQEAIKNAGYIPGKDIALALDVASSEFFKDGAYQFEGKALSATEMSAYYAELVADYPLVSIEDPLDENDWEGWKTLTDAIGDKVQLVGDDLFVTNPSILQRGIDTATANSLLVKVNQIGSLTETLDAVSLAQRAGYTTITSHRSGETEDTTIADIAVATNAGQIKTGAPARSERVAKYNQLLRIEEELDDAARYAGRSAFPRFKG; this comes from the coding sequence ATGGCGCTTATCGATGCCATTCACGCCCGCGAGATCCTCGATTCCCGTGGCAACCCGACCGTAGAAGTTGAAGTTCTGCTTTCCGATGGCCAGATCGGCCGCGCGGCAGTTCCCTCCGGCGCCTCCACCGGCGAACACGAGGCTGTTGAGCTGCGCGACGGAGACAAGGGACGCTACCTTGGCAAGGGCGTCCAGAAAGCCGTCGACGCCGTCATCGACCAGATCGCCCCGGCACTGACCGGTTTCGACGCCACGGACCAGCGCAGCATCGACCAGGCCATGATTGACCTGGACGGCACCCCCAACAAGTCCAAGCTCGGCGCCAACGCCATCCTGGGCGTTTCCCTGGCAGTGGCCAACGCCGCAGCAGCGTCGGCTGACCTGCCGCTGTACAAGTACCTCGGCGGCCCCAACGCGCACGTCCTGCCCGTTCCGCTGATGAACATCCTCAACGGCGGCTCGCACGCCGACTCGGATGTGGACATCCAGGAATTCATGATCGCCCCGATCGGCGCCGAGACCTTCTCCGAGGGCCTCCGCTGGGGTGTTGAGGTCTACCACAACCTCAAGTCCGTCCTGCAGGCCAAGGGCCTCTCCACCGGCCTGGGCGACGAAGGCGGCTTCGCTCCGAACCTGCCGTCCAACCGTGCGGCACTGGACCTGATCCAGGAAGCCATCAAGAACGCCGGCTACATCCCGGGCAAGGACATTGCCCTGGCACTGGACGTTGCCTCCTCCGAGTTCTTCAAGGACGGCGCCTACCAGTTCGAAGGCAAGGCCCTTTCCGCCACCGAAATGAGCGCTTACTACGCGGAGCTCGTGGCCGACTACCCGCTGGTTTCCATCGAGGATCCGCTGGACGAAAACGACTGGGAAGGCTGGAAGACCCTCACCGACGCCATCGGTGACAAGGTGCAGCTCGTCGGCGACGATCTCTTCGTCACCAACCCGTCCATTCTGCAGCGCGGCATTGACACCGCTACGGCCAACTCCCTGCTGGTCAAGGTGAACCAGATCGGTTCGCTGACCGAAACCCTGGACGCCGTTTCACTGGCCCAGCGTGCCGGTTACACCACCATCACCTCGCACCGCTCCGGCGAAACCGAGGACACCACCATTGCTGACATCGCCGTTGCCACCAACGCGGGCCAGATCAAGACCGGTGCCCCGGCGCGCTCCGAGCGCGTTGCCAAGTACAACCAGCTGCTGCGCATCGAAGAAGAACTCGACGACGCCGCACGCTACGCCGGACGCAGCGCCTTCCCGCGTTTCAAGGGCTAG
- a CDS encoding FtsB family cell division protein, which yields MATRRPKVPRATPAVRQSKDADDGAEVIRADFGATRHVPADGEAKTPVGPAKSTTAGRLGASVKAGVAAGKHAAGRPPGSHAGAKAPGAAVKDGADSQDPVPAKAFSGRMLALAVVMIAITIMLAPTVKIFIDKKAEIAALEADIAARKAEQDGLKLQVSRWQDPNYVKQQARDRINMVMPGETGYWVFGSDLPAGTASGQAGTGTAQDPANLPWVDSLWESIRRSATD from the coding sequence ATGGCCACCCGACGTCCCAAGGTTCCCCGCGCCACGCCCGCGGTGCGTCAGTCCAAGGATGCCGACGACGGCGCTGAAGTCATCCGCGCGGATTTCGGCGCGACGCGCCACGTGCCCGCTGACGGCGAAGCCAAAACGCCCGTCGGGCCCGCGAAATCCACCACGGCCGGACGGCTGGGCGCGTCCGTCAAAGCCGGGGTCGCCGCAGGTAAGCACGCGGCCGGCCGGCCGCCAGGAAGTCACGCCGGCGCCAAAGCCCCGGGTGCTGCTGTCAAGGACGGAGCCGACAGCCAGGATCCCGTGCCCGCAAAGGCCTTTTCCGGCCGGATGCTGGCCCTGGCCGTCGTCATGATTGCCATCACCATCATGCTGGCCCCTACGGTCAAGATCTTCATCGACAAAAAGGCCGAGATCGCCGCGCTGGAGGCCGATATCGCCGCACGGAAAGCCGAACAGGACGGCCTGAAACTCCAGGTCTCGCGCTGGCAGGACCCGAACTACGTGAAACAGCAGGCCCGCGACCGCATTAACATGGTTATGCCGGGAGAAACCGGCTACTGGGTGTTTGGCAGCGATCTGCCGGCCGGGACCGCCAGTGGCCAGGCCGGAACAGGAACAGCACAGGACCCGGCCAACCTGCCATGGGTGGATTCGCTTTGGGAGTCCATCAGGCGCTCGGCAACAGACTAG
- a CDS encoding DUF501 domain-containing protein, with product MPASSHPSARDLDVLSRQLGRPVRDVVEIPARCVCGNPLVAATSPRLSNGTPFPTTFYLTHPVITSAVSRLEAAGLMNRMNEQLAEDSALAASYRAAHEAYLVSRAEIGERSGIGAVPEIDGVSAGGMPTRVKCLHVLVGHSLAAGPGVNPLGDEAIAAISEWWTADRCYCDGAWDTGGEAPSRDLSRHGPQGLPDIVGRPAPVRKTQRHADGNHADGSHADGNTGNTTEAAQ from the coding sequence GTGCCCGCGTCCAGCCACCCGTCCGCCCGGGACCTGGATGTGCTGAGCCGCCAGCTCGGGCGCCCCGTGCGCGACGTCGTCGAGATCCCTGCCCGCTGTGTCTGCGGCAACCCCCTGGTCGCGGCGACGTCACCGCGGCTCAGCAACGGAACGCCGTTCCCCACCACGTTTTATCTGACCCACCCCGTCATCACTTCGGCGGTATCACGGCTCGAGGCTGCCGGCCTGATGAACCGGATGAACGAACAGCTCGCTGAGGACTCCGCCCTCGCCGCAAGCTACCGGGCTGCCCATGAGGCGTACCTCGTGTCCCGGGCGGAGATTGGCGAACGGTCCGGAATAGGCGCCGTGCCCGAGATCGACGGCGTCTCCGCCGGCGGGATGCCCACCCGGGTGAAATGCCTCCACGTCCTGGTGGGCCATTCCCTGGCCGCCGGCCCCGGCGTCAATCCCCTCGGTGATGAGGCCATTGCCGCCATCAGTGAATGGTGGACCGCGGACCGTTGCTACTGCGACGGCGCCTGGGATACCGGCGGAGAAGCGCCCTCCAGGGACCTCAGCCGTCACGGGCCGCAGGGGCTCCCCGACATCGTGGGCCGTCCGGCGCCCGTCCGCAAGACCCAGCGGCACGCTGATGGTAACCACGCTGATGGTAGCCACGCTGACGGGAACACCGGGAACACCACGGAGGCTGCCCAGTGA
- a CDS encoding Ppx/GppA phosphatase family protein produces MNRVAAIDCGTNSIRLLIADVEGNGSSSKLTDVVREMRVVRLGQGVDATGELAQEALERTFAATSDYAALIREHGAGKVRFVATSATRDASNRNVFVDGIREILGVEPEVITGDEEAALSFAGASSVLPSRGADPVLVVDLGGGSTEFVLGDASGVIAAKSVDVGCVRMTERHLRNDPPSPEQIAAAEADVDAAITEAELAVPLERTTAVVGVAGSVTTITAHALRLPEYSPAAIHGAELPLSTVGEACTELLGMSKAERAGLPYMHPGRVDVIGAGGLVWRRVLEHLAEVTEGRITSAVASEHEILDGIALSIS; encoded by the coding sequence GTGAACCGCGTTGCCGCCATTGACTGCGGAACCAATTCCATCCGTCTCCTGATCGCAGATGTGGAGGGAAACGGAAGCAGTTCCAAGCTCACCGACGTCGTGCGCGAAATGCGTGTGGTCCGGCTGGGCCAGGGTGTGGACGCCACCGGCGAACTGGCACAGGAGGCGCTGGAGCGCACTTTCGCCGCCACGTCGGACTACGCCGCGCTGATCCGCGAACACGGGGCGGGCAAGGTCCGCTTCGTTGCCACCTCCGCCACCCGGGATGCCAGCAACCGGAACGTGTTCGTGGACGGTATCCGCGAGATCCTGGGCGTCGAGCCGGAGGTGATCACCGGCGATGAAGAGGCGGCCCTGTCCTTTGCAGGCGCAAGCAGCGTCCTTCCGTCCCGCGGCGCCGACCCCGTGCTGGTAGTGGACCTCGGCGGCGGAAGCACCGAATTCGTGCTCGGCGACGCCAGCGGCGTCATTGCCGCCAAATCCGTGGACGTCGGCTGTGTCCGGATGACGGAACGCCACCTTCGGAACGATCCGCCGTCACCGGAGCAGATCGCCGCGGCGGAGGCCGACGTCGACGCCGCCATCACCGAGGCGGAACTGGCCGTTCCGCTGGAACGCACCACCGCCGTCGTCGGCGTGGCAGGGTCCGTCACCACCATTACGGCCCATGCGCTCCGGCTGCCCGAATACTCGCCCGCGGCGATCCACGGCGCGGAACTTCCCCTCAGCACAGTCGGCGAGGCGTGCACGGAACTCCTCGGGATGTCCAAGGCCGAACGGGCCGGACTTCCATACATGCATCCTGGCCGGGTGGACGTCATCGGCGCCGGAGGACTGGTCTGGCGCCGCGTGCTGGAGCACCTCGCGGAGGTAACGGAGGGAAGGATCACTTCGGCTGTCGCCAGTGAACACGAAATTCTCGACGGAATCGCCCTGAGTATCAGCTAG